The segment aatgaagatgtTTCCCGATGCTACTATATCCAAATGTGTTAAATCGCCATCAACCCGACCCAACCTACTCAAACTGTATTCCTACTCACAGAAATTATATTCTAGACTTCATTaaagaaacatgaaaattaGGTGTTGAGATTATTGAGACAAGCTATGATAAAAATTTCATAGATGATCTGCTCATCGTGGTTCCATGAATCAAGATTATGTAgagattaaatattttaattttttagattcaATATGCTTTGATACCGATTGAAAGTATGaatcttgatttttgaaattattggaGGGTGAATAGGTAATCATGATTTTATGTcttaagttcaatttttttacaaaaaaatattttcttcaattaataTGAGATATTTAGATATTAACATGAATGCTAACTGCACAAAAGATATGTATTAGACGTAGAAAATCACCCATACAGTCTACTAAAAACTCTACAAAGTATATCACCTATAAATTCTACTAAAAACTCTACAAATATAAAACCACAAGTTTACATGAAACAAACGCCATTTTCCTATTAACACTTTCAGATGTGTTCACATCCATGCACAACACATTATGCTCCTTCGTAAACATCCCAATACCTTGATGGGATGTAATTCACCACCATGAACAAATTTATGTCAAGAATGAGGTTCTTGAGAGTGATGGAAATGCGTAGGAAATAATGATTGTTCTAATATGTATTTAAAACATTTGACAAAATAAGGTGTATTTATACTTTGAAAACCCTAGCGAACTCAACCAATACCACGCAActgaaaaatgacaaaaaaaaaatacaaaaataatctCAAACACTTGTGCAAAATTGGTTTTTTCCGCTCAAAAGAGTTTCATCATACAATAAACTCAAAGTACatcatttaatattattattcaccCCAACAAACTCAATCATACTTACTTGAATGGTCTTAAATATGATTTCATGATAATCTCATGTCTTCAAAGGTCAATGTAAATCTCAAAAAAATACGTAGAGTAGATCTTGTaatatttaggaaaaaaataattgtcaacCAAAACTTTGTAGTCAAGTTGTTTTAGTTAGTCCTATGTCTTCCTATTACTTGATGGAGATTAAATTCACAAATCCAATGATTACTAGTAAATCTTGTAAACAATACCTCTTCGGTGTTCGAGAATTTTTCTAGAATAGGGTACCTTAATAGATAATAACAATCAAACTCTAACTGgctatttatattttacttgaaATTTTAATGATAGTTACTAtatatcataagaaattattaataaaatatctcatTACTTCCAACTCATTTATATGTAGTTATTTGGggtaaaaaagaatttttttttaaagagattattaaattattgagaaaaaaatagtaacatTTCTTAccttattactattttttaacttttttgaaaaatttcttttttagtttcaatttttaattagtaagatcataaaatcaatttttaacttttaatttgatatattatatttattgataACTAAAGTCTAAAATTACTCGTTTTcaccaatttctaaaattcatcCAGGGTTATTGTAATGCTCCTGTTCTAGTTAGAAAAATGATTGTCTCTGCCACCGGCTGAGCGAATCAATGCCAAGGGTTTGTCCTTGCTGGTTTCTTAATCCACTCTGCTTGGAACTCAATGATGAAGGTCTATCCTTACTTTGGCGACCACTTCCATATCTGTGATATACAAAGGTGGGTGCAGGGCTGAACTCAGAGGAAAACGGGATCATTCGAAGGTATAAGatagacaaaaaaaatcaatacaaGGGAAAGGAACCAAGAGCTCAAAACCATATATGCAACTAGAAAAAGAGATTAGCTGCATAAGGCCCTACATAGAGGACAAAGTAAACTAGAGATGACTTCCCAAGAATATATGCTAAAGCATTTGGAGTACTGTTTATATAGAAGCATTAATTGAATACTATTAAGGTGAAATCTAGCCATTgtccaaattttcatttccctTCACTGTCCAAATCTAGCATCAATCAGGCTCAACATCAATACAAGCTTGTTTAACAAATACATGCATGGGATAAGAACAAAGAGCTCAAACCATTCATGCAACAACAAAATGAGGCTAGATACATAAGAGGTTGTAGGTTAAAGACAAAGTAAACAACCGATGATAACTTCCTCGTAATATACCTTGCAGCTCTTGAGAATAAATCCATAGGGTATCAGCAACTTGGTGGAAAAACCAAGTAGGAAAAATGGCAACAATCCAATGACTGCACCAACAAAAAGTTTATTGCATATATGGAGTTTGTAATgcagaaaccaaaagtttatcAGTGCAATATAGGTTCAAAGCTACACCAAAGTAACGGGAGAGCCACACAAGACGCTTCATCAAGACAAAATAGATAGGAGATAAAACCAAAGTGACAAAGAACTTGAGCCACAACACCATATCTTTCAGATGACGTATGGAATTCATAAATAGGAGATGGGCTGCAGCTAAAATTTTAGCAAATAGGTATACGATTCACACAATAGAGGGCTCAGGCTAACAAAGAGAAGCAGTATTAATCCTGAAACTTGGGATCAGACGAAGCAGAAGTGTTGGCAGCAACCATGGGCAGGCGACCTCATGTGCTGATTATTCCATTCCCAGCACAAGGACATGTTGCTCCTCTTATGAAGCTTGCACACCGGATTTCTGATCATGGGATCAAGGTCACATTTGTTAACTCTGACTTCATACATGCTAAACTACTGGCTGCATTCCCACATGAGGCTGAGGCGCGGAGTGGGATAGGGCTAGCCTCTATCCCAGATGGTCTGGATCCAGGGGACGATCGGAAAGATCTACCCAAGTTAACAGAAAGCATTTCAAGAGTCATGCCGAGCCATTTGAAGGATTTGATTGAGAAAGTTAACCGCTCGAATGATGTTGAGCAGATCATTTGTGTTGTTGACATAACACTTGGGTGGTGGGCAATGGAGGTGGCAGAGAAGATGGGAATCCTGGGGGTGCCCTTTTTTCCTGCTGGACCAGAAATCTTGGCTTTGGCCCTTCACATTCCCAAGCTAATTGAGGCAAGAATCATACGTAGCACTGACGGTATCAAGGCTTcaactttttctaaaattaatttgttgttgatACCAGGGAAGTATTGagaaatttctttgttttgatggaaataattcaaatatctcTGCAGGATCTCCTCTGAATGACGAGTTGATCTGCCTGTCAAAGGATATCCCAGTCTTTAGCAGCAGCACATTGCCCTGGTGCTGCCCAATTGATCCAAAGATGCAAGAGACCATTTTCCGAATTCTTCTcacaattattcaaaaaatggatttttccAGATGGCTTCTTAGCAACTCTGTTTACGAACTTGACTCGTCTGCCTGTGAGTTGATTCCTAACATATTATCAATAGGTCCGTTACTTGCAAGTCATCATCTGGGTCATTATGCTGGAAACTTTTGGCCTGAGGATTCGACCTGCATAGGCTGGCTAGATAAACAACCTGCTGGCTCAGTCATTTATGTTGCCTTTGGCAGCTTAGCAATCTTCAACCAGCGCCAATTCAATGAACTAGCACTTGGTCTCGAACTTGTAGGCCGGCCATTTTTATGGGTTGTCCGATCAGACTTCACCGATGGATCAGTTGCTGAATACCCTGATGGTTTCATTGAGAGAGTAGCTGACCATGGAAAGATTGTATCATGGGCACCCCAAGAAGAGGTTTTAGCTCACCCTTTTGTTGCATGTTTCTTTTCCCATTGTGGTTGGAACTCAACCATGGACAGCATAAGCATGGGAGTTCCCTTCCTATGCTGGCCCTACTTCGCAGATCAATTCCATAACCAGAGTTACATATGCGACAAATGGAAGGTGGGCTTGGGGTTGAACCCAGATGAAAATGGATTCGTATCAAGGCATGAGATTAAGATGAAGATTGAAAAGTTGGTTTCTGATGATGGTATAAAAGCAAATGCAGAAAAGTTGAAGGAACTGGCTAGAAAGAGTGCAAGCGAAGGCGGATCTTCTTACAAGAATTTCAAAACCTTTATTGAAGcaatgaaacaatgaagatgcTTCCCAATGTTACCACATTCAAATGTTTTgtaatgtttgtttttaaagaaactgtttttaagtttaaaaaaagaaaatagagttttttatttattattattagtattttacaaaaatacGGATATTTGGcatattgtttttaagaaataattttttattttgatttttgtaaaatattataaattcaatttgcataatattaattatattaattgaatttaattgatgtataattaaaaatgaaaataattttataattacaaataaatagtttttagtaaaaatataaatagcaATATTATCCTAGAatcacaaattatatatatatatatatatatatatattaaaataaattcaaaaacaaataaagtttaacttgTTTAACATGTGAATGGGCAAAGTTTTCATTACATGTACTTGTTTAGTACTCAATTATGAACCGAGTATTCTATggtgttttgatttaatatgcaATTAATTAGATCGATACTTTgaattcataattatttttaaaaattagaaaattcattaaataatttacattattaatCATATCTCAATTTAGAATGTATTTAActagcaaaaaaaataaaaaaaatataattgtgtttataagagaaaaagtaaagTCATAACTCATAATGTATCATTTTTGgtctacttttttcttttttcttttttttttctttttttgtagtgattatatagatttttgtaattttaaattatttttaaaaattattaaactcattaataaatttaatacaaattgttgcttgatttgaaattcatttaccaaatgataaaatttttaaaaatataattacgttcaaaaaaagaaataatagagtcTTTGTGgaccaatttttatccataatttttttgtattaatcggttactatttgagtttcaaattaatttttttaaaaaaattatcatacttGTTGATGAATATAACTCGTAAAGTTTTGCTTCAtttagtgtatatatatatatatatatatatatatatatatatatatatatgttctacATAGAAAAACAACAATAGTCATTTTAGATcaatttttatctatatatttttgtattaatttgatcattatttgagtttcaaattattttaaaaagttactagactcattaataaatctaaTTTGGAATCATTAATAGActcattaaaaaattactacgcattaagtttttcttaatttggagtttacttgcttagtgaaaatttttacaaaaatatcattatatgcaaaaaagaaattagtcaattcattcaaaataaatttttacctATTACTTTTTAGTGTTATTAAATTTCATGACTTTCTAATACCAACTaaattggtttttgagttttaaattacatttaaaaattaatattctagtattttacaaaaatacGGATATTTGGcagattgtttttaaaaaataattttttatttggatttttgtaaaatattataaattcaatttgcataatattaattattttaattgaatttaattgatgtgtaattaaaaatgaaaataattttataattacaaataaatagtttttagtaaaaatataaatagtaatattatccTAGAatcacaaattatatatatatttaaaataaattcaaaaacaaataaagtttgaCTTGTTTAACATGTGAATGGGCAAAGTTTTCATTACATGCACTTGTTTAATATGCAATTAGTTAGATCGGTCTTTTgaattcataattatttttaaaaattagaaaattcattaaataattttcattattaatcaTATCTTAATTTAGAATGTATTTAACTAgcggaatatatatatatatatatatatatatataattgcatttataagagaaaaagtaaagTCATAACTCATAATGTATcatttttggtcttttttttgtagtgattatatcgatttttgtaattttacattattttaaaaaaatattaaactcattaataaatttaatacaatttgttgcttgatttgaaattcatttaccaaatgataaaatttttaaaaatataattatgtgcaaaaaaagaaataatagagtcTTTGTGGAACAGtttttatccataatttttttgtattaataagttactatttgagtttcaaattaattttttttaaaaaattatcatacttGTTGATGAATATAACTCGTAAAGTTTTACTTcatttagtatatatatatataagcaacAATAGtcattttaaaccaatttttatctatattttttttgtattaatttgatcattatttgagtttcaaattattttaaaaagttactaaactcattaataaatctaaTTTGGAATCATTAATAGACTCATTAAAAATTACTACGCATTAGGTCTTTCTTAATTTGGAGTTTACTTGCTTTgtgaaaaattttacaaaaatatcattatatgcaaaaaagaaattagtcaattcattcaaaataaatttttatctattaatttttagtgTTATTAAATTTCATGACTTTCTAATACTAACTaaattggtttttgagttttaaattacttttaaaaataaataaattttgtgtaTCAAGTatagtttgatttgaaatttatttgcttaatatatatatatatatatatatatatatatatatatatatatatatatatatatatatatatatatatatatctccaCAAAAACTATGATATGGAAACATTGTCATAGAATTCATTCACCTCCTAGAAGCTAAGATAGACAAGAATGTTAATGGTACAATAATAAGAGCTTCACCTTTTAATATTAAGACAGAGGATAAAGGAACTGTTAGTACAGTAGACGATAAGAAAATCATGGAATATAACAACTACACTAATATGTTTGTCAAGACTTTAGGGGATCAACTCAACAGGGTTGAGGAGATCATTGAAACACAAGAGCACATTAAAACATCTTTTGTCAATAAAAATACTAAGCCTTTATTTAAGTCATTTGAGttctctaaaaaatttcaagaaaattctTTTGTTAACCAAGATTTAATAGAAAAGATAAGTCAAAAAGTAAAAGATAGCTTATTTATCCCAGATACACCTCAGCTATCCCATAGGAGAATTAATGCTATAAATGAAGATATTAGTTTTAAAGTAGAGGCTCATGAACTAATCAAGATTTTTAAGGAAACATTCTATATTTTGTCTTTGTAATTGCTATTTTGGAAATCTTCGTGCCTAATTagacttgaaatataatcattagttttaaaccttgttttgttattatcaaaattgaGATGAACCAAACCTTAGTTTCAcacttatttttagaaattgttttaaagagaaaaaaaaaacagttttcagcTTCTAAAAACAATGGTGTTAAgcaactttgtttttaaaaacacttctttataaaaaaataaaaaaaaacattgtttggatatatttttttttaatattctgattttataaaaaaatcatagacttaatgtatataatattaattaaatttatttcaacccttggtaaaaataaaaataattttgaaaaaaaaaaacattgtttggatattttttttaatattcagattttattaaaaaaaaatcatagacttaatgtatataatattaattaaattcatttcaagccttggtaaaaataaaaataattttttacttagaaattttatatatatatatatatataaaatatgaatagtagtAACATTATAGTAAAATTATAcgttatattttttcataacaaaatgTACTACTTTAGTATATGTTATAAAAATGTGgacattaatattttcataaaagcataattgatttttttttcaaaataaataatttgtttttagattatttgttaAATATGGGCCactatttgaatttcaaattatttttaaaaattactaaacttaataataaattaaatgaaataagtcttacttgatttgaagtctatgtgtctgataaaaaaaagaaagaaatatgattttatgcaaaaaaaaaaagaaaattagagttattatgaataaatttttgtcCATGTGATTCTTgtattaattaaatcatttgagttttaaactatttttaaaaattactagattcGTTGATGAATCTAACACATCAAGTcttacttgatttgaagtttatttgcctattgaacaaatttgaaaaaaatataattatatgtcaaagaaaaaaaatctaggaaagttattcaaaattggattaGTTTTTAGTTCCAagattttctcatattattggtttttgagtttgaattatttttaaaaattaataaattttactaAGTGTAGTTCgatttgaaaacacaaaaatgttttcaaattacatGGTCAAACAAATTATTAGACCCTATTTGACtctatgatttaaaaatagataactatttttaaaaattcataatattgttttggtcatagttttttatttccaatttttagaaacaaaagaaaacaaagaatagtttttaaaaaacaagtagaagttgtttttactagtttttaaaaacaaaggaaaaaacatagagaaatttaagaaaaaaaaaatcataaaaaacaaataaaattgcatatgatatctttctttttctctccctttACCCAATATCGAAGTATATCTATTCTTGGGTATATTTATATTCCTAATCCATTCATAATGTCTAGAGGGTACCACAAGGGTTGTCTAATACCTATCTTTCTTAGCAATATGAATTTGCCAAAATCCagatttcatatcaaacttagagAATATCTTGGACTTAACTAACCTTTGAAGAAGgtcttttttatttggaataGGATACCTAATCCATCTTAATGCATCATTAAGAGACTTGTAGTTAATTAC is part of the Vitis riparia cultivar Riparia Gloire de Montpellier isolate 1030 chromosome 17, EGFV_Vit.rip_1.0, whole genome shotgun sequence genome and harbors:
- the LOC117904955 gene encoding UDP-glycosyltransferase 83A1-like — encoded protein: MGRRPHVLIIPFPAQGHVAPLMKLAHRISDHGIKVTFVNSDFIHAKLLAAFPHEAEARSGIGLASIPDGLDPGDDRKDLPKLTESISRVMPSHLKDLIEKVNRSNDVEQIICVVDITLGWWAMEVAEKMGILGVPFFPAGPEILALALHIPKLIEARIIRSTDGSPLNDELICLSKDIPVFSSSTLPWCCPIDPKMQETIFRILLTIIQKMDFSRWLLSNSVYELDSSACELIPNILSIGPLLASHHLGHYAGNFWPEDSTCIGWLDKQPAGSVIYVAFGSLAIFNQRQFNELALGLELVGRPFLWVVRSDFTDGSVAEYPDGFIERVADHGKIVSWAPQEEVLAHPFVACFFSHCGWNSTMDSISMGVPFLCWPYFADQFHNQSYICDKWKVGLGLNPDENGFVSRHEIKMKIEKLVSDDGIKANAEKLKELARKSASEGGSSYKNFKTFIEAMKQ